The region CCCGGCCGTCCTGGCGGGGACCTTGGCCCAAACCGTGGCCGAGACACTGGCTGGAATGGCTCTGGTACAACTGGCCAAGGCGGGCGCCCCGGTGATCTGGGCCAACTGGCCATTTGTATCGGATTTGCGGACGGGAGCTTTCACTGGCGGTGGTGGTGAAATCACCGTTCTGAACGCCGCTTCGGCCCAAATAGCGCGCTGGTATGGTTTTCCAAACAGTGTGGCGGGCGGCATGACCGACGCCAAGGAAATGGATGCACAGTACGGTTATGAAAAGGGCATGACCGATCTCGCGGCGGGGCTGGCGGGAGCCGACGTCATATACGAAAGTGTCGGGATGATCGGGTCGATCATTGGCTGCGCCTTGGAAAATTTCGTGCTCGACAACGAAATGCTCGGTGCCGCTCGCCAAACAATCAAGGGAATCGAAATAAATGACGAAACCCTGTCGGTCGACGTCATTCGCGATGTCTGTACGATGGACCAGGGGCATTATCTCGACCATGCGCAAACGCTGGAGTTGATGAAGACGGAATATCGATATCCGACGCTGGCCAGTCGGGAAACCGTGGAGGCATGGGATGAGGCGGGCAGGCCCTCTTTGCGGGAGGGAGCCAAAGTTCGGGCACGCGAAATTCTTGCAGCGGCCGAACCGCAAATTTCAAAAGAGATGGAAGACAAGATTTCCGCCCGATTGCCTGTTCATCGGGTGCATCATGGATAACGGCAATATTGCGGTCGAAAACGGCCCCACTCGGCTCCACCACAAAGCTGTGGGAAGCGGTCGACCGGCTATCCTCTTTATCCATGGCTATGGTGGCGATGCTCGCCATTGGCGGCACCAAATCGAGGCTTTGTCCAGGGTAACCTCATGCGTTTCATTCGATTTGCGTGGCCATGGAAGGAGCCGGTCTTTCCTGACAGGGTGCAATATCGAGGTCGCCGCCAATGACGCATTGGCGGTATCCCAGGAGGTGGCCGGCAAATCACCCATGGTCGTTGTCGGGCACAGCATGGGAGCCCGAATAGCACTGCAAGTGGCCATGACGGCGCCGAACCGTGTCAGCGAACTGGTTCTTGTCGACGGCAGTTGTGCGCCCGACGATCCGAAGGCCATCGCGCGGGGGGCGGAACAGGAGATTTCCCGCCTTGGTTACGAGCAGTTCGCCCGGAAGACTCTGAACGGATATTTGGTCGATCAGCTGCCGGCAAAAGATCAGCGATCCCTGCTTGCTTCCAATCTTCTGCTCGATCCGAAAGTGGCCATTACGTATTTGGCAAGTATGGCGCAATGGGATGGCCAGGGATTCGATGCCGCCACGGCGGGGGTGCAGGCAAAAGTCACCGTGCTGCAGTCCACCTCACTTGCAGAAGATACATCCCTGCCAAGGTTTCGTATTGCCGAATTGGCGACGTCGCGTTGGCTGGATGCATGGTCTCGACAGGCGCAGGCATACATCAAGAGGGTACCGAACGCCGGTCACTACACCATGCTTGAAGATCCGGCGGTGGTAACGAATGCCATCCAGAATGCCTTTCTCTCCGCCAGCCCAGTCAAGGATTGGGAGATCCGATCCAAGGCATGAATCAACAGGCCCCAACAAAATAACCCCTTGCCGTTGATGGGGCGGGCAGGGGTGGGGGAGGGGCGCTTACCTCCGGTCGCGGCCGCCCATGATCTCCATGTCTTTGTAGAGCTCGGGATTTTCCGGCTCGTAAAGGGCCCGGGTCTGATCGTCCAGGCCGCCCAGATAGTGTTGCGCCTGTTGTGGCGACATGGCCTCCACTGTGCCGTCCGGGTGCTGAATGGCGACGCCGCTTTGTTGCAGCGTCTTCAGCCGGCGGGCCCGTTCCTCGTCGTCGGGCGTACAGACCAGCATGCAAGTGCCGCAGGTCAGTTGAACGTCTTTTCCCTTGGAGGCGTAAATCAGCGGTGCCTGCAGGGTGTGGCCCGGCAAATAGGGCCTCTCCGCCCATGAATCGTAGGCCCAGGCCGTGGCCGGCTTGAGATCCTCGTCCTTCTTGGGAATGGGAAAGCGGCCCGGTGACCAGGTCGACCAGCGGCCCGAGGGATGCAGGCCGGTGAAGCCGCCGCAGACATAGGAACAGCGCTCATAGCTGGTGCGTTCGCCATAGCTGAACTCGAGGCCGCCCATGGTCACGGATACGCGCTGTTTTTTGGCTTCGCCCAAAAAACCCGAGGGGCAGGCGGCCACGCATTCCATCTTGTCGCAATCGCAGAAACTCTGTTCTGCCGGCAAGGGCTCCGTCGCCCCCAGTTCGGCCTTCGTCACCATGGTGCCGAGCACCACGTTGGCGCCGTGCTCCAGCGTCAGCACGTTGCCCGAGAGGCCGAACCAACCGACCCCACCACGCGCCGCGAGCAGGCGGTGGGAAATGTCGGGATGTTGCTCCCAGGGCACCGATTGGTCGTCGTTGCGGTATACCTGGTTGGCCTGGACGCCGACGGCTTCGAACCCGCATTCCTGGAAGAAGGAGGCCAGCTGCGAGGCCACCCCGGTGGCCATGGTGTTGGTATCGTTGTAGTCGACCTGGTGGCCGTCCCTGTCCTGCTTGGCCAGGTAGTCGCGGATCTTGTCCTGGTCGAGCGGCAGGGCGAAGGTCACGGCCGATTTGGCACCGGGCAGCACGTATTCGAGATCGGTCGACGGCGGCCCGCCTTCCAGGGTTTCGAGCGTCGTGATCCCGACCGCCGAGGCGCCGCAATTCTTGACGAAAGTCTTGGCCTTCTCGGTCAACATCTCGGCCGTGATGGTGATCGTCGGCATCAGGTGTTCCTGGCCTACCATGGCAGCGTTCCTCCCGTCGGTCGTGTCCGGAAAATTCCGCGAACGGGAGCAGTTTACCCGGGTTTGCGACCTCAAGCCACGCTTCAGCAACGGGGAGGGCCAAGGCGTCACGGGCCAAGGCGTCACGGCGTCTCGAATTGATCGTTCGGTTTCGCTGTCAGTTGTCGCGGGCGCCCTGGTTGATCCAGAACCTCACCAGCAGCCTTTCGCACTTGGACAAGCGCTTGCCCTCGTGCGGCATGCGGATGCTGGCCTCGGCGCGATGATCGATGACGACCACCAGGTTGCTCGTGAAGGCGCTGCGCGGCACCACGATGGGGCCGTGCTTGGTGCCTTTCATGAGGCTTTGGTAGGTCCTCAAATCGAGACCGCTTTGCTCGTAGCCCTTTTCACCCGGCTGGTGGCACTCCAGGCAGCGCAACTCGAGGATGGGAAAGACGTCGTGTTCGAAGCTGACCACTTCCGCCGCCAGCGCCGCCGGCCACCACAGCAACGCCGACACGATGGCGAAAAGGCCGTTCCTTCCGATGCAAGGCATGTCCAACCCCCTTTCGCGGTGGAGGGTTTGAACCATGCAGGGCCAATTCCGGGCGACCGAATCCGGCCGAGCCCTACCTGCCCGCAGCCGCGGCGGAGGCGTAGCGCCAATCGGCGGGCGTGCCGCCGATACGTCGACGGTGCGGGCGACAAACTCCACCGCGTTCAGGCTATGCCATGAGGTGTACCCTGTCGCCGTGGCATATCGTCACGGCCGGCTGACGACAACGGCTTGACGAAAATTGCGGCACCGAGACTGCCATTTGGCGATCTTGGGCGGCGATTCACCAACTGGCTCTCCCCGGTTGCCCTCGGTTGCCCTCGGTTGCCAATGATGGCAATGGTGGCCTAGTTTTTGGGTGGCCAGGCTGAAGAGGAGAGACAACGTGCCGAAAGCTCTGTTGACCGGCTCTTTCGTGGCCCTGATCACGCCCATGAACCAAGACTATTCCATCGACTTCGGCGGCTTTGGCACGCTGATCGAGTTCCAGCGCCGGAACGGCTCGTCCGGGGTCCTGATCATGGGATCATCGGGCGAGGTTTCCATGCTGACGCCGGAGGAACGCCACGCCATCGTCCGCCAGACCGTGAAGCACAAGCAGCCGGGCCTGGAGATGTGGTACGGCTGTACCGGCCCCACCACCGAAGCCACCATCGCCTACGTCAAGCAGGCGGCGGCCGAAGGCGCCGACGGTGCGGTGATCGCCGCGCCTGCCTACATTTGCGCCGCCAACCAAGACATCGTCGAATACTTCCTCGAAGTGGCCGATGCCTCGCCCATTGCGCTGGGCGTCTACAACAACCCGCCCCGGGTCAAGACGGACTTGACGGCCGAGGAGATCCTGCGCCTGGCCGAACATCCCATGATCCGGGTCTTGAAGGAATCCACCGCCCGGGTGGCTCAGGTGGCACAGCTCGCCCGTGCCAAACCCGAGATCAGCCTGATGTGCTGCTGTTCCCCCAACCTGGGCCTGATCGTGCCGACCATGTCCTTGGGCGGACACGGCACGGCCAACATGACCGGCAACCTCATCCCCCGCGAGATGGCGGTGATCTCCAAGCCCTGGCAAAGCCAGGAAGACGCGGAGAATTTCCGCGCCGCCTATCTGCGCAATTTGCCCATGCTCCACTACGCCTATTCGGCCATCAATCCGGTGCCGATGAAGTCGCTGATGGCGGCGCTGGGCTTGCCGGCCGGGCCGCTGCGCAAACCGCTGAACGCACTTCGCGGCGAGGCCTTGCAACGCGGCCTGGATATCGTGCGTGAGCTGGACCTGGTCCGGGCTTACGGCTTGTCGCCGGTCCGCAGCCTCGATGCCGCCGAATAGAGGCTAGACCTCGCGCCCCATCAAGGCCCGCGGCGTGGATCTGTGTGCCGCACCGGTGTCGTGAAGGCGCCGGATATTGGCGTTCCGACAGCTCTGTTTCAAACGTTATGCGTATATCGCAAAGCGCTATACGCCAAGCGGAAAACCTGTTCCCGCGAACGCTACTTCGCGTTTGTCGCACTTGCCGCTATCGTGCAGCATATGGTTGGGGGCAGCGGAAAGGCGGGAGCATGGCATCACCGACATACGTGGAGACGCCCGGCGCCAAGATGGTCTACCTGATCAAGCGCCGCTCGAGGGCTTCGCACGAGGAGCTGATCGCGCACTGGTTCGCCAACCACATGCCGCCCACGATCGCGCGCATGGAGAAGAACAAAAAATCCGGCAAGCTGCATGCCAGCCGTTACGTGGCGACGCTTTTCGATCTCCGGGCCGGCAAACCCCACGTTTGGGACGGCATGGCACATCTCTGGTACCCGGAGGTGCCGCCGCCGCCGCCCCTTCCCCATGGCACGGAGCCCAGCGATACCTTCCAGGAAATGGCCGAGCCCTACCACCCCTGGGCGACGCGCGAGTACCTGGCCATGGACGGCGCACTGCCGCTCGAGCCGCCGACGCTGGACCCGCCGTTTCCCTGCACGCGAAGCGGTTTCTTCAAGGTCACGTTCCTGGTTCCCATGCAAGCAGGCGGCGACCGCGAGGCGCTATTCGCCCACTGGCTCGAGGTTCACATCCCCAACGTGCGCCACACCATGGAAGGCATTGGCGGCTTTCGCTACGCCGTCAGCCACAGCCTGCAGCCGGAGACGGAACCCTATGCCGGCATGGCGGAATTGTATTTTGCCAACGCCTCGGGCTGGGCCCGCTATCGCGAACACATCAAACCCGACGGCATGCAAGAGTGGGTCGATTACGAGCGGCTGCTGATATTCACCAGTGGCACGGAGATGGTGGGGATTGCCTAGGCCGCCCTGACGGCGCGCCTGATCTCGGCGCCGTGCTTCTTTTCCGCCCGGGCCAGATCGAAATCGGCCTGCAACCTGAGCCAGACCTTGGCACTGCCGCCCAAGTAGGCAGCCAGGCGCAACGCGGTTTCGGGCGAAACGGCGCGGCTCATTTTCAGGATCGCCGCAATGCGCGTCGGCGGCACACCCAATTCGAGGGCGAAACGATGCGCGCTCAGCCTCCGGGCGGCAAGCTCGTCCTTGAGGATTTCACCGGGGTGAGTGGAGAGGGGCACGGGTCGTTTCTCCCTGTCGCTGCTTGCGACCGCGGGCGCGCCGCGGTCAATAATGGTCCGGGATCTCATTCCTCAGGCCCGAAAACGTCAGCCGTGATTTGCCGGCGGGTCGTTATCTCCGTTGTCATGGCCGGGGTGTCGGTTGCGGCCTGCTTTCCGCTTGCATCAAAAGGCGCAGGGACGCATCGTCCGCCGAACGACGGATCCGCGATACCAGCCGAGGGAGGAAAAAATGGACGTGAAGAGCAAGAAGGCCATCGTCTTCGGGGGCACATCCGGGATCGGGTTGGCCACCGCGCGGCAGCTCGCGGATGCCGGAAGCGATGTGATCGCCATCAGCCGCGAACCCGAGAAAGCCGGCGATCCCGGCCCGGGCATAACCTTGGAGCAATGCGACGTTCGTGATCGCGAGGCGCTGCCGGCGTTATTTCAGAAGCTGGCGCCCTTCGACATTCTAATAAGCGCCGCCACCGGTGGT is a window of Alphaproteobacteria bacterium DNA encoding:
- a CDS encoding epoxyqueuosine reductase produces the protein MVGQEHLMPTITITAEMLTEKAKTFVKNCGASAVGITTLETLEGGPPSTDLEYVLPGAKSAVTFALPLDQDKIRDYLAKQDRDGHQVDYNDTNTMATGVASQLASFFQECGFEAVGVQANQVYRNDDQSVPWEQHPDISHRLLAARGGVGWFGLSGNVLTLEHGANVVLGTMVTKAELGATEPLPAEQSFCDCDKMECVAACPSGFLGEAKKQRVSVTMGGLEFSYGERTSYERCSYVCGGFTGLHPSGRWSTWSPGRFPIPKKDEDLKPATAWAYDSWAERPYLPGHTLQAPLIYASKGKDVQLTCGTCMLVCTPDDEERARRLKTLQQSGVAIQHPDGTVEAMSPQQAQHYLGGLDDQTRALYEPENPELYKDMEIMGGRDRR
- a CDS encoding alpha/beta hydrolase; the protein is MDNGNIAVENGPTRLHHKAVGSGRPAILFIHGYGGDARHWRHQIEALSRVTSCVSFDLRGHGRSRSFLTGCNIEVAANDALAVSQEVAGKSPMVVVGHSMGARIALQVAMTAPNRVSELVLVDGSCAPDDPKAIARGAEQEISRLGYEQFARKTLNGYLVDQLPAKDQRSLLASNLLLDPKVAITYLASMAQWDGQGFDAATAGVQAKVTVLQSTSLAEDTSLPRFRIAELATSRWLDAWSRQAQAYIKRVPNAGHYTMLEDPAVVTNAIQNAFLSASPVKDWEIRSKA
- a CDS encoding EthD domain-containing protein; translated protein: MASPTYVETPGAKMVYLIKRRSRASHEELIAHWFANHMPPTIARMEKNKKSGKLHASRYVATLFDLRAGKPHVWDGMAHLWYPEVPPPPPLPHGTEPSDTFQEMAEPYHPWATREYLAMDGALPLEPPTLDPPFPCTRSGFFKVTFLVPMQAGGDREALFAHWLEVHIPNVRHTMEGIGGFRYAVSHSLQPETEPYAGMAELYFANASGWARYREHIKPDGMQEWVDYERLLIFTSGTEMVGIA
- a CDS encoding dihydrodipicolinate synthase family protein, yielding MPKALLTGSFVALITPMNQDYSIDFGGFGTLIEFQRRNGSSGVLIMGSSGEVSMLTPEERHAIVRQTVKHKQPGLEMWYGCTGPTTEATIAYVKQAAAEGADGAVIAAPAYICAANQDIVEYFLEVADASPIALGVYNNPPRVKTDLTAEEILRLAEHPMIRVLKESTARVAQVAQLARAKPEISLMCCCSPNLGLIVPTMSLGGHGTANMTGNLIPREMAVISKPWQSQEDAENFRAAYLRNLPMLHYAYSAINPVPMKSLMAALGLPAGPLRKPLNALRGEALQRGLDIVRELDLVRAYGLSPVRSLDAAE
- a CDS encoding HigA family addiction module antitoxin, yielding MPLSTHPGEILKDELAARRLSAHRFALELGVPPTRIAAILKMSRAVSPETALRLAAYLGGSAKVWLRLQADFDLARAEKKHGAEIRRAVRAA
- a CDS encoding c-type cytochrome domain-containing protein translates to MPCIGRNGLFAIVSALLWWPAALAAEVVSFEHDVFPILELRCLECHQPGEKGYEQSGLDLRTYQSLMKGTKHGPIVVPRSAFTSNLVVVIDHRAEASIRMPHEGKRLSKCERLLVRFWINQGARDN